One window from the genome of Musa acuminata AAA Group cultivar baxijiao chromosome BXJ1-4, Cavendish_Baxijiao_AAA, whole genome shotgun sequence encodes:
- the LOC103982532 gene encoding expansin-A9-like codes for MAMTAISVIVVMTFALMAMAVMAQGPWDTADATFYGDMSGNATMGGTCGYGNLFEHGYGLANTALSTVLFNDGEMCGACFELKCVAGPDRCKDGSTIVTATSFCPPAPVSLCNPPQKHFDLSMAMYMNIAKANNSGSIPVQFRRVPCVREGDIGFEFRGNPFWISVLVYNVAGSGDVANVSVRGSNTTWVPMTRSWGQRWQLSFRPEMVGQSLSFQVTTGDNNTVESVDVAPANWQFGQRYTGGQF; via the exons ATGGCTATGACTGCGATCAGTGTGATTGTCGTCATGACCTTTGCTCTCATGGCCATGGCAGTGATGGCACAGGGTCCATGGGACACTGCCGACGCCACTTTCTACGGCGACATGTCCGGCAACGCGACCATGG GCGGAACTTGTGGGTATGGCAATCTCTTCGAGCACGGATACGGGCTGGCGAACACGGCGCTGAGCACGGTGCTGTTCAACGACGGGGAAATGTGCGGTGCATGCTTCGAGTTGAAGTGCGTAGCGGGACCCGACAGGTGCAAGGACGGGAGCACCATCGTGACGGCGACGAGCTTTTGCCCGCCGGCACCCGTCAGCCTGTGCAACCCGCCCCAGAAGCACTTCGACCTCTCCATGGCCATGTACATGAATATCGCCAAAGCAAACAATTCGGGCAGCATCCCCGTGCAGTTCCGGCGAGTACCGTGCGTCAGGGAGGGCGACATCGGATTCGAGTTCAGGGGGAACCCCTTCTGGATCTCGGTGCTGGTGTACAACGTGGCCGGCTCCGGCGACGTGGCGAACGTGTCGGTGAGGGGATCCAACACCACCTGGGTGCCGATGACGAGGTCGTGGGGACAGAGATGGCAGCTCAGTTTCAGGCCAGAGATGGTGGGGCAGAGCCTTTCGTTCCAGGTGACGACAGGCGACAACAATACGGTGGAGTCGGTCGACGTCGCTCCAGCGAACTGGCAGTTCGGACAGCGGTATACAGGCGGCCAATTCTGA